A genomic stretch from Solibacillus isronensis includes:
- the rocF gene encoding arginase codes for MNKKISIVGVPCDYGQQRRGVDMGPSAIRYAGLQQRLADLGYEVEDEGNIQVIEGDAAVHKDEKLLNLEEVIKVNTALAEKVLSVVNKDYIPLVLGGDHSIAIGTLAGLSMKYKNQGIIWFDAHADLNTPETTPSGNIHGMPLATSIGLGHERLTSILHAEPKIKAENIVIIGGRSIDEGERELIKSRGIKIYTMHEIDRLGMTYVMEETLKYFNQLKIDGLHLSLDLDALDPLYTPGVGTPVAGGITYRESHLAMEMIQESGLMTSAEFVEVNPILDERNKTADVAVALIGSLFGETLV; via the coding sequence ATGAATAAGAAAATTTCAATTGTAGGGGTACCATGTGATTATGGACAACAGCGCCGCGGGGTAGATATGGGACCAAGTGCAATTAGATATGCAGGGCTGCAACAGCGTTTGGCTGATCTTGGATATGAAGTAGAAGATGAAGGGAATATTCAGGTTATCGAGGGGGATGCAGCTGTACATAAAGATGAAAAGCTGCTTAATCTGGAAGAAGTAATTAAGGTCAATACAGCACTTGCTGAAAAAGTATTGAGTGTTGTAAATAAGGATTACATACCGCTTGTATTAGGGGGCGACCATAGTATTGCAATTGGCACATTGGCAGGTCTATCGATGAAATATAAAAATCAGGGCATAATCTGGTTTGATGCCCATGCAGATTTAAATACACCGGAAACAACCCCATCCGGAAATATTCATGGAATGCCCTTAGCAACAAGTATTGGGCTAGGTCATGAAAGGCTAACATCAATTTTACATGCAGAACCTAAAATCAAAGCCGAAAACATTGTTATAATTGGCGGACGTTCTATCGATGAAGGGGAACGTGAGCTCATTAAGTCCAGAGGCATTAAAATATACACTATGCACGAAATCGATCGCCTTGGAATGACATATGTTATGGAAGAAACGCTAAAATATTTTAACCAATTGAAAATAGACGGCCTTCATTTATCACTTGATTTAGATGCATTAGATCCTTTATATACTCCTGGAGTGGGGACACCTGTAGCAGGTGGGATCACTTATCGGGAAAGTCATTTAGCAATGGAAATGATCCAGGAATCAGGCTTAATGACATCGGCGGAGTTTGTAGAGGTGAATCCTATATTAGATGAACGAAATAAAACAGCAGATGTAGCGGTTGCCTTAATCGGCTCTTTATTTGGCGAAACTTTAGTATGA